A section of the Kribbella sp. HUAS MG21 genome encodes:
- a CDS encoding MarR family winged helix-turn-helix transcriptional regulator: MSAGPGQVLFEFVRHWSRRTAPDVAEQGRLVLVTESVYAVSARGAATINAIAHEIGIDQSGASRLVKDAVAAGYLELRPAEADARRREVRVTAAGLLLLEQAHKWQEEVFTRLTTGWSERRRTQFRRDLLALLEQSHLSADWM; this comes from the coding sequence ATGAGCGCGGGGCCGGGGCAGGTGCTGTTCGAGTTCGTGCGGCACTGGTCACGACGTACCGCTCCTGACGTCGCCGAGCAGGGGCGACTCGTGCTGGTGACCGAGTCCGTGTACGCCGTGAGCGCGCGCGGCGCGGCGACGATCAACGCGATCGCGCACGAGATCGGGATCGACCAGAGCGGCGCGTCGCGGTTGGTGAAGGACGCGGTGGCGGCGGGCTACCTCGAACTGCGACCCGCCGAAGCCGACGCCCGCCGGCGCGAGGTGCGCGTAACAGCCGCAGGGCTGCTGTTGCTCGAGCAGGCGCACAAATGGCAGGAAGAGGTCTTCACACGACTCACCACGGGCTGGAGCGAGCGCCGTCGTACCCAGTTCCGTCGGGACCTGCTGGCGCTTTTGGAGCAGTCGCACCTTTCGGCTGATTGGATGTGA
- a CDS encoding peptidoglycan recognition family protein, with amino-acid sequence MVEYLPRSAWNARPPNGGPGNLTASSVAGTVIHWPGTGSTSVIHSKAAVASALRGWQDYHMDSRGWSDIAYQIAVDQAGRAWTLRGLRTQSGANGNSELNERYGAILLVLVTGEQPTAAMKATTRGVIADFRRIFPRGTAIRPHSAVRPDGTDCPGDAARAAIARGEFTPGHSEDDDMTPAQMQELKNFIEARTQAYALWTHRQLRRDLSAVVKAYALDIKNYERQTDAADAARAAAAVWATAPKSLQVDGAPEQPEAPDPNVDPAPEFPADLEPFPPVDTSASAEPAEQPAQ; translated from the coding sequence ATGGTCGAATATCTGCCCCGGTCCGCGTGGAACGCGCGCCCGCCGAACGGTGGGCCGGGCAACCTGACCGCGTCCAGCGTCGCCGGCACCGTCATCCACTGGCCGGGCACCGGGTCGACGAGCGTGATCCACAGCAAGGCGGCCGTCGCGTCCGCGTTGCGTGGCTGGCAGGACTACCACATGGACAGCCGCGGCTGGTCGGACATCGCGTACCAGATCGCGGTCGACCAGGCCGGCCGGGCCTGGACGTTGCGCGGGCTGCGGACGCAGTCCGGGGCCAACGGCAACAGCGAGCTGAACGAGCGGTACGGCGCGATCCTGCTGGTGCTGGTCACCGGCGAGCAGCCGACCGCCGCCATGAAGGCGACCACCCGCGGGGTGATCGCCGACTTCCGCAGGATCTTCCCGCGAGGTACGGCGATCCGGCCGCACTCCGCGGTCCGGCCGGACGGGACCGACTGTCCCGGCGACGCCGCCCGCGCCGCGATCGCCCGCGGCGAATTCACCCCAGGCCACTCGGAGGACGACGACATGACCCCGGCCCAGATGCAGGAACTGAAGAACTTCATCGAGGCCCGGACGCAGGCCTACGCGCTCTGGACCCACCGCCAGCTGCGCCGGGACCTGTCCGCGGTGGTGAAGGCGTACGCGCTCGACATCAAGAACTACGAGCGCCAGACCGACGCCGCCGACGCCGCGCGGGCCGCCGCCGCGGTCTGGGCGACCGCGCCGAAGAGCCTGCAGGTCGACGGCGCCCCGGAGCAGCCGGAGGCCCCGGACCCGAACGTCGACCCGGCGCCCGAGTTCCCCGCGGACCTCGAGCCGTTCCCGCCGGTCGACACGTCGGCCTCGGCTGAGCCCGCCGAGCAGCCGGCTCAGTAG
- a CDS encoding pyrophosphatase — MDLEKLAQRLEKISVGYGESLGFDRDPDWFLLKLQEEVGELTQAYLQHTGRARTKGATPAELRTAFHQEFADVLCQLLLFAQQHDVDLPAQIESKWLSYER; from the coding sequence GTGGATCTCGAGAAACTCGCGCAACGGTTGGAGAAGATCTCGGTCGGCTACGGCGAGAGCCTCGGCTTCGACCGCGACCCCGACTGGTTCCTGCTCAAACTCCAGGAGGAGGTCGGCGAGCTCACCCAGGCCTACCTGCAACACACCGGCCGCGCCCGTACCAAGGGCGCGACCCCGGCCGAGCTCCGCACCGCCTTCCACCAGGAGTTCGCCGACGTCCTCTGCCAACTCCTCCTGTTCGCGCAGCAACACGACGTCGACCTCCCCGCGCAGATCGAAAGCAAATGGTTGTCCTACGAACGCTGA
- a CDS encoding transposase yields MSRFRLAPTPEQEQALLGHCTHARYVWNLALEQWAMWSVGRRRYPPRFMEQARQLTEARAASEWLRAGSQTVQQQALRDFDQAVTNFFAGTHRQPTWRKAGLYEGFRIVGPQARRVERLNRKWSRVRVPKVGWVKFRMSTRLADARSYRVTRDRAGRWHIAFAIVPEPIRGPGTGAVVGVDRGVTVSAALSTGEMLNVPALTRGEKARLRKLQQRLARARNGSNRRAKTKAAIARLKAREADRRKDWVEQTSTRLAREFDVIRVEDLRIVQMTRSAKGTVDRPGRQVRQKAGLNRGILSSGWGQLVQRLEHKAAGRVEKIPAAYTSQTCSRCRARDREARESQAVFRCRSCGYLANADVNAAVNIAAGRAVNARGATAVLVAEKREPQLPTSA; encoded by the coding sequence ATGTCCCGCTTCCGTCTTGCCCCGACTCCGGAGCAGGAGCAGGCGTTGCTCGGGCACTGCACACATGCGCGCTACGTCTGGAATCTGGCGCTCGAGCAGTGGGCTATGTGGTCGGTGGGACGCCGGCGGTACCCGCCGCGGTTTATGGAGCAGGCGCGGCAGTTGACCGAGGCCAGGGCGGCCAGCGAGTGGTTGCGGGCCGGATCCCAGACCGTGCAGCAGCAGGCTTTGCGGGACTTCGACCAGGCTGTCACGAACTTCTTCGCCGGCACCCACCGGCAGCCGACGTGGCGCAAGGCGGGGCTCTACGAGGGGTTCCGGATCGTCGGTCCGCAGGCCCGGCGGGTAGAGAGGCTGAACCGCAAGTGGTCCCGGGTCCGGGTACCGAAGGTCGGTTGGGTGAAGTTCCGAATGTCCACGCGCTTGGCCGATGCGAGGTCGTACCGCGTCACCCGTGACCGTGCCGGTCGCTGGCACATCGCCTTCGCCATCGTGCCAGAGCCCATCCGCGGGCCGGGCACCGGCGCAGTGGTCGGGGTGGATCGTGGCGTGACCGTGTCGGCCGCGCTGTCCACCGGCGAGATGCTGAATGTGCCCGCCCTGACGCGTGGCGAGAAGGCCCGCCTGCGGAAGCTGCAACAGCGTCTGGCGCGTGCCCGCAACGGCAGCAACCGCCGCGCCAAGACCAAGGCCGCGATCGCCCGGCTCAAGGCGCGGGAGGCGGATCGGCGCAAGGACTGGGTCGAGCAGACCAGCACCCGGCTGGCCCGCGAGTTCGACGTGATCCGCGTGGAGGACCTGCGCATCGTCCAGATGACGCGGTCGGCCAAGGGTACGGTGGACCGGCCCGGGAGGCAGGTGCGGCAGAAGGCCGGGCTGAACCGGGGCATTCTGTCCAGCGGCTGGGGGCAACTCGTCCAGCGGCTGGAGCACAAGGCCGCCGGCCGGGTGGAGAAGATTCCTGCGGCGTACACGTCTCAGACGTGTTCGCGGTGCAGGGCCAGGGATCGGGAGGCGCGCGAGAGCCAAGCCGTCTTCCGCTGCCGGTCCTGCGGCTACCTCGCGAACGCTGACGTGAACGCTGCTGTCAACATCGCGGCCGGACGGGCCGTGAACGCACGTGGAGCGACTGCGGTATTGGTCGCCGAGAAGCGTGAACCTCAACTCCCTACCTCCGCGTAG
- a CDS encoding DUF6297 family protein: MSAADGPVEFDPADFGTVPSSRALRRWMRSTRRRHADRSFWEIFEDVYLVLFTLAMAGASGGNVVRHLNSSAAGCTSSACGELAAALPWIAVPLLLATTLRVLLAVGPVSASRATGFWLLATPVDRGALLRPTYRVVVGVVAAIGVLAGAVTWALVGAAWGDVLAVALLIGALLVCAAVAAVWAQQSKRRSRWALRASDVLLAVAILPALALALRPDPTSSVQTANVIIAEYDSRAVEDRSYLVVLGVAAAVLLGAVLAVFAARTLDRLSRVSVIAGGELLAGLAGAASSLDISMLGDVIAGRHWRLKGRVRSHRGRGANGVAIVHREFRRILRWPRRLAVAFALLVVPYAVHGLGVAVLVPVAAAIAGFIAVRPLLDGLRTACRSTGLARAMGMEVRDLRIVMAVVPALFTALWVLLAAPAIGSPAPSFAVAAGIISGTVRQASARPPSYAGPLLTSPMGAIPPGLFSQPARGLDLLILCLAPVLLNLGTLWVVAIPTAVLAVMFAVRPKTD; encoded by the coding sequence GTGAGCGCGGCGGACGGACCGGTCGAGTTCGACCCGGCCGACTTCGGGACGGTCCCGTCGTCGCGGGCGCTGCGGCGCTGGATGCGGAGCACGCGGCGGCGGCACGCGGACCGGTCGTTCTGGGAGATCTTCGAGGACGTCTACCTGGTCCTGTTCACGCTCGCGATGGCGGGGGCGTCGGGCGGGAACGTCGTACGGCATCTGAACTCGAGTGCCGCCGGGTGTACGTCGTCGGCGTGCGGCGAGCTGGCCGCGGCGCTGCCGTGGATCGCGGTGCCGTTGCTGCTGGCAACCACCCTGCGGGTGCTGCTGGCGGTCGGGCCGGTGTCGGCGTCGCGGGCCACCGGGTTCTGGCTGCTCGCGACGCCGGTGGATCGAGGCGCTTTGCTGCGGCCGACGTACCGCGTGGTGGTCGGCGTGGTCGCGGCGATCGGGGTCCTGGCCGGGGCGGTCACATGGGCGCTGGTCGGGGCGGCGTGGGGAGACGTCCTGGCCGTAGCGCTCCTGATCGGTGCGCTGCTGGTGTGTGCTGCGGTCGCGGCGGTGTGGGCGCAACAGTCGAAGCGACGCTCCCGGTGGGCGCTCCGGGCGTCGGATGTGCTGCTGGCGGTTGCGATTCTGCCCGCGTTGGCACTCGCGCTGCGGCCGGACCCCACGAGCAGCGTCCAGACGGCCAACGTCATCATCGCGGAGTACGACAGCCGGGCCGTCGAAGACCGAAGCTACCTCGTCGTGCTGGGCGTGGCCGCTGCGGTGTTGTTGGGCGCCGTACTGGCGGTTTTTGCGGCACGAACCCTGGATCGGCTCTCGCGGGTCAGCGTGATTGCCGGCGGTGAGCTGCTGGCCGGGCTTGCGGGGGCGGCGAGCAGCCTCGACATCAGCATGCTCGGCGACGTGATCGCCGGGCGGCACTGGCGGCTGAAGGGGCGCGTCCGCTCGCACCGCGGCCGGGGCGCGAACGGCGTCGCGATCGTGCACCGCGAGTTCCGCCGCATCCTGCGCTGGCCGCGCCGGCTCGCGGTCGCGTTCGCCCTGCTCGTCGTGCCGTACGCCGTACACGGCCTGGGCGTGGCTGTACTGGTTCCGGTCGCGGCCGCGATCGCCGGCTTCATCGCCGTACGCCCCCTGCTCGACGGCCTCCGTACTGCGTGCCGCTCGACGGGACTGGCCCGCGCGATGGGCATGGAGGTCCGGGACCTGCGCATCGTGATGGCCGTCGTGCCCGCGCTGTTCACCGCGCTCTGGGTGCTGCTCGCCGCACCCGCGATCGGCAGCCCGGCGCCGAGCTTTGCCGTTGCCGCAGGCATCATCTCCGGCACCGTCCGGCAGGCGTCCGCGCGCCCACCGTCGTACGCCGGCCCGCTCCTCACGTCACCGATGGGCGCGATCCCGCCCGGCCTGTTCTCCCAACCGGCCCGCGGCCTCGACCTCCTGATCCTCTGCCTGGCCCCGGTCCTCCTCAATCTCGGCACCCTCTGGGTGGTCGCGATCCCGACCGCCGTCCTGGCCGTGATGTTCGCCGTCCGCCCGAAAACCGACTGA
- the ccmA gene encoding heme ABC exporter ATP-binding protein CcmA has product MSEPRLSVTGLQHKYGDRPVIEGLTFSLEAGQAVALVGPNGAGKTTVLKCIVGAAEPAAGKILLDGRPIDERADAVRRDVATLLDDLDFFPDLTAAEHLDLLARAHGNASPEDLVDTTLDDIGLLAAADQLPGSLSSGQRRRLALATALVRPRTLMVLDEPEARLDTDGVQWLSERLVAEKKTGTAILFASHDPDLVETVADAVVTLTPLP; this is encoded by the coding sequence GTGAGCGAACCCCGGCTGTCCGTGACCGGGCTGCAGCACAAGTACGGCGACCGGCCGGTCATCGAGGGCCTGACGTTCAGCCTCGAGGCCGGCCAGGCGGTCGCGCTGGTCGGGCCGAACGGCGCCGGCAAGACGACCGTGCTCAAGTGCATCGTCGGCGCGGCCGAGCCGGCAGCGGGCAAGATCCTGCTCGACGGCCGGCCGATCGACGAACGCGCCGACGCGGTCCGGCGGGACGTCGCCACGCTGCTCGACGACCTGGACTTCTTCCCGGACCTGACCGCGGCCGAGCACCTCGACCTGCTCGCCCGCGCGCACGGGAACGCGTCGCCCGAGGACCTCGTGGACACCACGCTGGACGACATCGGCCTGCTCGCGGCCGCCGACCAGCTGCCCGGGTCGCTGTCCTCCGGCCAGCGCCGCCGGCTCGCGTTGGCGACGGCGCTGGTCCGGCCGCGCACCTTGATGGTGCTCGACGAGCCGGAGGCGCGGCTGGACACCGACGGCGTCCAGTGGCTGTCGGAGCGGCTGGTGGCGGAGAAGAAGACCGGTACGGCGATCCTGTTCGCCAGCCACGACCCGGACCTGGTGGAGACGGTCGCGGACGCCGTCGTCACCCTCACCCCGCTCCCGTGA
- a CDS encoding class I SAM-dependent methyltransferase yields the protein MGHQVPVTEELHDYMVSHGMPLDEIATELRAETEKLGDPAGMLTTADQAGLLTTLTRLIGARRAVEIGTFTGFSALAIARGLPDDGELICLDVSDEWTSIGRRYWERAGVAGKIDLRIGDAHDSAAKLEGEFDLAFVDADKGWYVHYFETLLPLVRPNGLLLFDNTLAGGRVIDADGPADRKEFNAHVAQDDRVDVIMLGIGDGLTLVRKK from the coding sequence ATGGGCCATCAGGTGCCGGTGACCGAGGAACTGCACGACTACATGGTCTCGCACGGGATGCCGCTGGACGAGATCGCGACCGAACTGCGCGCCGAGACCGAGAAGCTCGGTGACCCGGCCGGGATGCTGACCACCGCGGACCAGGCCGGGCTGCTGACCACGCTGACCCGGCTGATCGGCGCCCGCCGGGCCGTCGAGATCGGCACCTTCACCGGGTTCTCCGCGCTGGCGATCGCGCGCGGGCTGCCGGACGACGGCGAGCTGATCTGCCTGGACGTCAGCGACGAGTGGACGTCGATCGGGCGCCGGTACTGGGAGCGCGCCGGCGTCGCGGGGAAGATCGACCTGCGGATCGGCGACGCGCACGACTCGGCGGCCAAGCTCGAGGGCGAGTTCGACCTGGCGTTCGTCGACGCCGACAAGGGCTGGTACGTCCACTACTTCGAGACGCTGCTGCCGCTGGTCCGGCCGAACGGGCTGCTGCTGTTCGACAACACCCTCGCCGGCGGCCGGGTGATCGACGCGGACGGACCCGCGGACCGCAAGGAGTTCAACGCGCACGTCGCGCAGGACGACCGCGTCGACGTGATCATGCTCGGCATCGGCGACGGGCTGACGCTGGTCCGCAAGAAGTGA